The Oryza brachyantha chromosome 6, ObraRS2, whole genome shotgun sequence region ttctttcctttttttctgatttttttgctCTCCAATTCCTAATAATAAATGTCGTTTTGGATAAGACAAatactaaacttttacaactttaactataaataattttaaaatattttctttaaaaacatGGCGATCCTATGTATAGATTAATATCAAACAATACtttaataaatttgtattttttgacATTTCTATATAGACGgtaatagaaaatagtggctaaaattattttatgaaaaCATTGTTTTTGTCTAGaactatattttctttgttccaCACTATAAGACTTTTGTgccttacctagattcatttatGAGATAATATCTAGACACACGtacaaaacacatatattGATGCATCGATGAATCTAGTCAAacccagaaaatcttataatatggtaGATATTATGAAACTAAGGCAGCACTACATAAGCCATATATAGGATATTTTTCTCATGAAAGAATCCTGGAAAAATTGTGCAAAACAGGCTCTGCCAAGTGctctctaaatttatttatggaagGAATCCTGGACAAAATGTGGAAAAAACTGAAATAGTGGGCCTTGTGGGCTTAAACGTTTCTTCCAAATTGGTATTGAGCCCAGTTATACTTCCAggcctttttctttctctgaaCACTAACACCCTAGTTAAACTTGTTCTTGTGGATTTTTTCTTACATGGAAACTTGTGGGCTATATATACTGAattagtaattttatagtccttaGCGAggggtaccaaaattttaaaattttaatgtaaaatttggtacctcctaccaaaatttatataaaaaaataataactcTTGGTACCTTTTCAATGAtgttaaaattgctcttactGACGATGCCGATAGCCGATAGGTACGATCAATCTCTCTGCGTTACTGCTTTTTTTACAAAGTTCTGGTTGGAAAACAGCAGCAGATAGctgcaaaactgaaaaaaaaaatcagatctCTCTGCATGCATTCTCCTCAAAGCAAGAGACAAAAATGGAGCTCATCTGATATATGGACGCCCACATATCCGCCACCACATCCCTTTGACATTACTACATCAGAGGATTGCAATCCATCGTATATTACAGGGGTTCCTGACAATATCGGTACTGAACTCACAGGCCCGGGAAAACCGTAAATATTATCGAAAATAATACTAGCTGTATattgctaattaattatacagtgCAACACTGATCACTCCTGCACAAAATGGGCCGAGTGGGATTTGCTTGGGATTTAAGTGGTTCATTTAGCTAAATCCCAGGCAAATCCCCTCTTCAAACGAACAAAAGATTGGTGCAGAAGGTAGCTACTACTGCTAATTATGGTTTTTTGACATCTTGGGTGTAGATATAATCCGTGTGGAGTTCTTCCCATTTAGCTGAATCAAACTGCAGCTGCCCATCATTGTTGGCACCTGTActttctcctttctctctGGATGGTTCCTGCTTGATCAAGATCAGCaaacagttaaaaaaaatccgacAAAAGATCAGCAGACAGACATGTATTGAGCCAACACTGTAAACTTTTGAAAGATAGATTCATAGGATATGTACGAAATCATATTCTTaggtttatattaaaaaaacgtTCATAATATTCTGATATTATTGAGTGTCACAAATCCATTGTAAAGAACCTATTATTTAAAATGGAggaacatgcatgcagctgTGCCTGTCATATGCAATAGCATCTCCAAACATGGAGGCAACATGCAAGGACACAGATTGGGAGCTCTGGACCAGGATCCCAACGATAAACATGTGGTCTAGTACTTGTATTACGATTATCAAGAATGGTGTGCTACTGTTTCGGGTATCAGAGATTCAGATTTAGAGTGTTTTCCCATGTTGCTGCCTTCCAACAGTCACACACACaagctgaaaataaacaagaACATGACGTCATTTTCAGAACACGATGTGCCTGTCATTTCAGTATCTTACTCCAGATGCACATGTAATGGAGTGTCTTTACATGCCCTCTTCTCTCGATGCATACGCGtgcttgcaagttgcaaatCGGAGCCAACAAGAAGAGTGCAGAACGCATGCACTGTTCACTAGGAAAGCTTCTTGCAGGCCATGCATGAATGGTACTAAACTACTAATGATTTGATGAATCATCTGAAGCAGATTCAGTGCAATGGTGAGAATTCAGACAGAGATCAGTCTGCTCACCTGGGTGGTGGTTGTGCCGTTCCCGACGCCGtgtccatggccatggccttGCCTCTCCTGCAGCAGGAGCTTCCTGGAAGAATGGGCATCCTGGGCTAGCAGCAGGAGAGCAAGGCAGAGAAGGCAGAGTGCCCTAGCTGTTCTTCTCCCTGCATGCACCATTCTGATCTCTCaccagaagaaagaaagaaagaaagacagAACAGTTGCTGACTGAATTTGCTGCTACACTGGcgacttcttcttcttcctcctcctcctcctcttgcctTCCTGCCATTACCAGCATAGGAAGGAGGAACATATTTATAAGCAATGGAGGCTGGAGAGAGGGCATCGAGCTCAGGCTCGGCTCCTAGGGAAGAACAGCATCTCGTACGTGCGCATGCGCCGTTGAGATGTACACAGATGGcagtaaaaagttaaaaaagtaATCGAGGTTTCGTGTGTACGTGTGATCCAAAAGTCTAATTACCCGGCAAATCTACGTGTgaattgtaaaccaattgAGATCTGCATTGAATGCaggaaaaattttctattgctCTGGGAATTAATTGAAGTGTTTTATATGGATCTTTTCAGTAGAATTTCTtatgttctaaaattttgaaagtgCTTTTGGGAATAGAGGGTTATTTTCACAATTCCTATGTGGattgatatattattatgggaatcttgtaaaatttctgtgaatttcttttatcttaaAGGACTTGTTTATGGATGCGCAACCAAACTTTATGTTGATCGCTccagggtgattgtttgacttttaacgtatttgcaaacgaaaaataatttgtaaataaaacttttatatatgtattcttagcgatctaaaagtcatggctaaaaaataaattttggtaaaaaaatcctaaaatcaactctaaacttagaattaaaaaatttaaattttaacttataagtataagcataaacatagtTATCTTTTTTCACGGGAATTGGGAAGATTTACCATGTCAGTAACTAGATGCATCGTACCGTACATTTTGACTTGGCAATGTTTGCACAGGGTCTATACCATCAAGGCCTTGCACATACCAAGGGAGAAATTTAATGAAGTTGACCAAGTGGAGGGAAGGGCAAAGGAGACATGAGCAAGGAAGACTGAGAAATGGAAGTAAATGATGCAACATTGGGTTCTGCAAGGGCTAGGGAGACCTCTGCATTGGGAGCTCTGCATTGAGCGGCTAATCAATGGATTCCAACACAGAGTCAAATGTCAAAGTGTGTGTGTTTCCATtcccttctcttcttccttgcAGAGTTGGGCAGAGATTGGGCAATGTTGGGAACCGGCCTCTGTGCCATTTCCACAGGAAACACAATTAGCACATGCCCATGCATGTAAGCTTGTCTTTGTGTGGGGGATGGTGGTTGTAATTTGTAAAGAAattgacatgaaaaaaaatatggttataTGAAAAGCTCCTCTAGGAAGGACATGGATGATGGAATGGATAATACAGtagtagtactccctccaagTATGTAGTTTTTCTCCTTGGTTGAATTTTCCAAGGTTTGGAAGATGAGATTTTTGCCAGATTCCATGCTTAACAGATGAGATTTGAACTAATTCATACAGAGTTCTTATGTGCCAAGCATGCCCTTATCCTTGATCTTTGCTTATGTTATACtctcgtcccaaaataagtgatTTCCTCTGGGTAATAAAAGAtagccatattttttattatgtgtaACCATTGTGGTGTGGATCCTCTGCAGTACTGCATACTactcactgacaggtgggtctcACATGCTATAGGGCTCACCTGTCAGTGAGCATTACTGCATATGCAGTACTGCAGAGGATCCCAATTGCAAGTTTAGTTAACAAAATATGTTTGGATATATAGTGCCATAAAACTAAGTTGTTTGGATATATTGTGTCATAAAACTAAGGCGCATAAATTTGTCTCAAAAGTATCACAATGAAAATAGTGCAAAAGTGGCTTCCTACCATGGTTTCTTTCCATTTCTTTCtacaagtactccctccatccaaaaatataagaaagaCTAGCTAAAGATCTGGCTGTGTCCATATTGTAGCCAGAcatccttatattttttggaCGGAGTGAGTATATATTTGTCTGTAGTTTATTCCATGATATCAAATGTGCTCTTTAGATATTAGAAACGGTTCACCTCTCCGGTCTTAGACAACAGGCACACGACCAACCATGATACCAAATATGCAAATGAACTTTGTTGTTTTCCTTGTTTGCCTTAATTAccttaaattcaattttttttcctaattcaATTTTTCGTTCTTACACACCTTAAGTTTGATATTGCTAGAGCACTTAGAAATGGTTTGGTTTGCATCACAGagataaatttggagttatcTCCAAGCTAGCATAATGCCTTTTCCATTGAAGTAAGAAGATGCCACTATCTGAAGAAAACTGCGGCTTGTGTGCAGCTTTAACTTTTGTTACAAACCACTATAAGTATAACGTATGCAGTCTAATTTTTTGCTAGATATGACCTTACTTTCTTTATGTAAATGGACCGCTTTAGCTCACCACACTTATCAGGTATGCTACAAGGGGATTGCATATCACAATCCTGGATAGGTTATTATACTCTAATATCCATCATTAGTAGTCTTAAGGAGCAAAAATCTTCTAAATTGTTGGCACCCATTGCTTTACCTATGGTGAGATGACGTTTTCCAACATTGTTTTGATCTTGCAAACGTAACAAGAAACATGGGTGCATTGAAAGTTAAAGCACTAACAATTGTTGATGATAAAGGTTTTTAGCCCACAAATCACATCATATCTTCTCCATTTGTATAATTGAAAGATTTCTCAACTAGATGGAAGAAACTAACCATTTGCCTCATCAGGTCTGCTTTTTATAAGCCCTTCATTTTCAGATGGTAGATGTCAAATTTACAGTGTGTGAAAAACTGAATCAGTGCTGAATATTAAATACTGCAGTAACTAATGGAAGAAAACTAAGTTAGGAGTTTCAGGATCACAAGAAATTAGGTTTTTGCTTGAGTAAACGTTGCTTTCGTTCttctttcagaaaaaaagttaCTTTCGTTCTGATTAATGTGCAGAGCTGAATATCATAAGACATTGATAATCAGCACATCTCATGAACATCTGGTACAAAGAAGCATTTCTATTAAAAAGCACAAAAGCGAGGGCCATTTGTTTCATACGGAACAAAAGCAAAGTTTGCCTAAgaaatatgcatgcattttgCGTTTTTCCAAAAGTTGATGGTCAACAAGAGTCGCCATAAGCAATTATTGCCATCTGATTAGTATGTCGTGCTTTAGACAAATGTAAACTGTCCTAAACTTCTTCATCACTCAATTACTTTCTGCTTTGGACACTCCAACTGCCTTGAGTGTCTCTTAGAAGTACTACCATAAACCAAATTGGAACAATTATTGCCGCTAATGGCATTGGTAGgtaagcaaaataaaacttcttatatatcaaaaataagCCTATGTAGGAGACCTAAGGAGCTaaatataatatcttattATGCATAAGAGGTCATGTCATGTCTAGAgctctattataaaaaaaaaacaaattgggCAGAAGCTAATATCTTATTATGCATTCACTGAATAAGGAGGTGCGCACCTGGAACAATCGATAAAGATTTCAATCCTGATTGTCATGGCTGTGAATTGAAgataaaattttggcatacTTCAGAGAAAGGCACAGCACAATCTTGAAAGAAACCAATGTATCCATCTGAAGATGTACGTTGATGTCAAGGTATTCAGAGATGTCACTATTTACCACATTTGCCTTGGGGTTTGTGGGTAGAACTAGTTCTTTGTGAACCTGAACAAAAGACATC contains the following coding sequences:
- the LOC102706293 gene encoding phytosulfokines 1-like, which gives rise to MVHAGRRTARALCLLCLALLLLAQDAHSSRKLLLQERQGHGHGHGVGNGTTTTQEPSREKGESTGANNDGQLQFDSAKWEELHTDYIYTQDVKKP